Genomic segment of Salvia hispanica cultivar TCC Black 2014 chromosome 2, UniMelb_Shisp_WGS_1.0, whole genome shotgun sequence:
CactttaatgaaaaatataatttaattcgTAAAACACTTCTCCTCTGTCCAGATTGTGAGAgaatcattattatttattaatcactcaataaaaaaaataaaactctcTACttgtataaataatcaaaacatCAAGTTTGCCCATAAAGCAAGTAAGACATATAACTTTTTCATATTGCAATTTATATACTTGTACCAAAACTGagacaatttaattaaaaaaatcagtaGATTAAATAAAGCATTAATTCCTCCAACTTCTAAACAATTTCTCTTGCAgccaaaaactaaaaataaaaaataaaaaatctaagcAAAGTTATTTTCCATGAACTTGACAAACTGATCAAAACCAATCCTCCCCTCTCCAGCTTCATCAACAGCCCCAATCATCCTCCTACAATTCTCAATCTCCACCCCTTCCTTGAATCCCAAGCCACACAGAACCCTCTGCAGCTCCATCTCGTCGATAAACCCATCCCCGTTCTGATCAAACACATCGAATGCTTCCCTCACTTCCCCCAAACTCGGCTCCTTCTTCTCAAACATCTCGAATATCTCGTCCCCGCCCATCTTCGCGGGGAGCTTCCCTTGCCCGGAGATGCCTAGCCTCGCCATGACCGTCTCCAGCTGCTCTCCTTCGCAAACGCTCTCATCATCGGATTTGATCTCGGCCACTTTTATGTTCGTGTTTGAGTCATcatcggcggcggcggcgtggGATTCGGCGGTGAAGAAGAGGGAGATTCTTTTCCTGTGGAGGAGGATTTGCACGATAAAGAATTTGATTAATCCGATGATGAGGAGAGAGAATCGGATGGTGCTCATGTTTGTGGATAGTTCGTGAAGTGGGAACTCGTTGAGATTAGCCACAGACATTGTTTTAAGGTGGGATGAATGTTTAAGGATTGATCACATGTGAATGGAGATGAAATCCTAAGATGTTGGAGATGATGGCTTTCATGTCTGAGATagccacatatatatatacatttgtaTAATTGTTGTGTGTGAGATGGGGGGATTTGGAGAGTGTGAGGAAGCTGCTTGTGTGGTGCAGGTAGCGATTGACGTAGAAATTTATCAGAAATGGTCAGGAAATggaaaaggaaattaattGTGTAGGAAATTTCTTAATTGAGTGGGAAATCTTGGGGATATTATAGTTTAAGTGGACAAGTGTGGAATTAGAGGTGGTCTTGGTTGACTTTATATGGAAATTTTTATGTGATGAAACTTCTTGGAAATTCATGACTTGGAGTCGTGTTTGGTGATCCTaacttttatctttattttacttttacccaTATTTACCTACAATATAGTTGAAAATTATTTGGTTTAGAAAATCAGATGAACTTTcgactttttctattttttctttatgaattttattgttGGATCCAAATACACAAACTTGATATTTCTTTAGATTTTTGTCTCGAAGAGCAATTCCGACTGAATTACAACCGATTTGGCtttaaaataagtaattaacatattattattattctctGTCCTATGACAATAGAcaacttttgccatttttggatatcccaaaaatataaaccacttttattttatgaaaacttttttctatGCTAATTTTTTAAACAGTACTCcaattgttttttctttcgtTTATAAgctttaccaatttcaaataaaGACTAGTATAGTTTTAAAAGTGGTTTAATGTTATGGAACAGAAAGAATATTATTCACATGGTTCTAGTACGTTAGAATTACGATATGATAAAGATGAAACTGTGTGTATTTGGATCATAAGAAAACACTAAATTAACTTGCGTATTTGGATTGAAATTTGATCAATATTACTTGtgagggaaaaaaaatcataatactCTGTGCTCCGTTTAATATCAGCTTGGTGACTTTttcgaaaaataaaataaagtataaacatGTAGTACATGCGAATTTGTAAAAAGATTAGGAGGAAAcgtacattttttaaaatctccTTCGTCTTTTATACTCAGGTTCTTCCTTTGAGCGTTCTCAAATCCACGATGATCAGAAGAGAGATTTGAATGTAAATTCTACTATCAATTGTGCTATATTTATATCGTATCCAATTTCCCTATCTCATATAGGATTCTAACTCTTTATTTTTGAActtagataataattttacttaaatATAAAAGGTTACTTCTATTCGCTAATATTAAAGAAACCAAAACATagattaaatataattgaccaagtttatatttaaaattaaaagatatagACAATCAATTATGATGAAATTAACTaacatatactaatattttttttttggtttttttcgCTGGGAACTAACTTCTATTGAAACAATAATTGCGTATATCCAAAATTCCATAAGATATATTTCGCGATTAATTATCAATTTCCATATCCATATCTTGTGGGATCTTCCTTCGGTATGAAGTCTTTggatgaatttaattaataccattgttttcttttatctgAAGGAAcattaataaaagtaaagtaaagaGATATCTATTTATTCACcctcttttgaaaaaaaaaaataagtaaagatctagatatttatgtaattaaaagA
This window contains:
- the LOC125204790 gene encoding probable calcium-binding protein CML46 produces the protein MSVANLNEFPLHELSTNMSTIRFSLLIIGLIKFFIVQILLHRKRISLFFTAESHAAAADDDSNTNIKVAEIKSDDESVCEGEQLETVMARLGISGQGKLPAKMGGDEIFEMFEKKEPSLGEVREAFDVFDQNGDGFIDEMELQRVLCGLGFKEGVEIENCRRMIGAVDEAGEGRIGFDQFVKFMENNFA